A window from Bacteroidota bacterium encodes these proteins:
- a CDS encoding TlpA family protein disulfide reductase encodes MKKISIFSFFVTVFCLNSLAQNDLPEVRIKTLTGKEVNFNSLGNTGDTAVIISLWATWCIPCINELENINEQYEEIQKETPFKIAAISIDDSRTSSRVKSFVAGRGWTFDIYLDVNSDLKRALNINDVPHILIIKKGKIVYQHNGYVPGNEIELFEKLKSL; translated from the coding sequence ATGAAGAAAATAAGCATCTTTAGTTTTTTTGTAACGGTATTTTGCCTTAACTCTTTGGCACAGAACGACCTGCCTGAGGTAAGGATCAAAACACTAACAGGAAAAGAAGTAAATTTTAATAGCCTTGGAAATACCGGTGATACCGCAGTTATAATAAGTTTATGGGCCACCTGGTGCATTCCCTGCATCAACGAGCTGGAAAATATCAATGAACAGTACGAAGAAATCCAGAAAGAAACTCCCTTCAAGATCGCTGCCATTTCAATTGATGATTCACGAACATCATCCCGTGTAAAGTCATTTGTGGCCGGCCGCGGATGGACTTTTGATATTTACCTTGATGTAAACAGCGATTTAAAAAGAGCACTTAATATTAATGACGTACCGCATATACTGATCATTAAAAAAGGGAAAATAGTTTACCAGCATAATGGCTATGTACCCGGCAATGAAATTGAGTTATTCGAAAAACTGAAATCACTTTAA
- a CDS encoding Omp28-related outer membrane protein, producing the protein MRKLFSLIIAATALTVITLQSCSKGGSGGGTPAAGGLTVSVNKSSIRADNFDELVITVKDLNGTDVTSGSTIKINGTPSASNKFYSSTPGNITIKATKSGASSPDVTVTATDPGPSPFTQKLLTEDYTGTWCGYCPRVGTSLKTYSSSNPNCIVVGIHGPSGSSDPYNYLYISQLASAFGISSFPTVIVNRDAKWLETSTELNTQLSKRAPVGVGLETTVSGSTITIKAKVKFDITTEMPLKLVVMLVEDNLVASQVNYYAPTYGPDPIAGYIHKNTLRSAGTDIFGDDIPVAQQVSGTTWEKDLTINAAGYNISNCKIIATVVYGTNGLRRGSLNTQIVTAGQTKNFD; encoded by the coding sequence ATGAGAAAATTATTTTCACTAATCATTGCTGCTACAGCATTGACCGTAATCACACTCCAATCCTGTTCAAAAGGCGGTTCAGGCGGCGGCACTCCTGCAGCGGGTGGATTAACTGTTTCTGTTAATAAGAGTTCGATCCGGGCTGATAATTTTGATGAACTGGTAATAACTGTAAAAGACCTAAACGGTACGGATGTAACTTCCGGGTCAACTATCAAGATAAATGGTACTCCCAGCGCAAGTAATAAATTTTACAGCAGCACACCGGGAAACATTACAATTAAAGCAACAAAAAGTGGCGCCTCATCACCGGATGTAACAGTAACAGCTACTGATCCGGGTCCTTCACCTTTTACTCAAAAATTACTTACAGAAGATTACACTGGTACCTGGTGTGGCTATTGCCCGAGAGTAGGGACTTCTTTAAAAACTTATTCTAGCTCAAACCCAAATTGCATTGTTGTGGGAATACACGGACCTTCTGGAAGCTCCGATCCGTATAATTATTTATATATATCGCAATTGGCCTCTGCTTTTGGCATAAGCAGTTTCCCGACCGTGATCGTAAACCGTGATGCAAAGTGGCTTGAAACTTCAACAGAATTAAATACACAACTTTCCAAAAGGGCCCCGGTAGGAGTAGGCTTGGAAACAACTGTAAGCGGCAGTACCATTACTATTAAAGCAAAAGTGAAATTTGATATTACTACGGAAATGCCATTAAAACTGGTTGTAATGCTGGTGGAAGATAACCTCGTTGCGTCACAGGTAAATTATTATGCGCCTACCTATGGTCCAGATCCGATAGCAGGTTACATTCATAAAAATACACTTCGTTCAGCAGGTACCGATATTTTCGGAGATGATATTCCTGTTGCGCAACAGGTAAGCGGCACTACATGGGAAAAGGATCTCACAATAAATGCTGCTGGTTATAATATTTCAAATTGTAAAATAATTGCCACTGTTGTTTATGGAACAAATGGTCTTCGCAGGGGTTCATTAAATACCCAGATTGTAACTGCAGGACAAACTAAAAATTTTGATTGA